The following is a genomic window from Flavobacteriales bacterium.
TGTCGCTCACCACCTTCAGGAAGAAGGAGAGGTCGCCGGGCTCGGCGGTGCCCACCAGGCGCAGCATGGCCTCGGCCCAGAGCTCCACCTTCTTGCGCTCCTCCTCGCGCAGGCGGGCGAAGAGGCGGTCGGTGAGGTTCACCAGGCGGGCCCGGTTCTGCACGGCCTCGGCCCAGAGCTCCACCTTCTTGCGCTCCTCTTCACGCACCTTGTCCACGATGCGGTTGCTGTACCACAACGAGGCGATGACGATGAGCAGGGCGGCCAGGGCCAGCACCAGCTTCCAGCGCTGTTTGCGGGAGTAGAGGTCCACGGGATCGGTCCGTGAAGATGGGGCTTCGGCGCGGCTCAGGGCTCCACCTCGATCACCACGGGGGGCGGATCGTCCTGGTGCCCGCGCCGTTCGGGGCGGGGTTCGGGGGCCTTCTCCGGGGTGTCGGCATCGTCCGGGTGCTCCACCTGGAAGTGCACGGTGCCGGCCGTGGCGGTGCGTTCGTCGCGGGCTTCGAGGTCCTTGCGGAACAGGGCCTTCAGCTCCTGCTTCTCCTGCTGCCACTGGCGGCCGCGCCGGGCGGCGGCCATCTCGGGGTCGGTACTGAAGGAGGGGTCGCTCGCCAGGCCCTGCATACGCAGGAAGAGCCGCGGACCGGTGCCGTCGTCCACCACGGGACCGAACTCGTCCTGCGGGGGCGCCCCGCGCACCAGGTCGCCCAGGCGGAAGTTGAGGCGGTGGTCGATGCGGTCGTCGAAGCCGTGCACGCCGCTGAGCTCGATGTCCAGCGCGCTGCTCTTCACCTCCATGAGGGGGATGCGCACCTGGCGGTCGCGGATCTCGATGCGGTTCTCCAGGCGGGCGAAGCGCACTTCGGCCAGGCGCCGCGCCAGCTGGTCGGCGTCCAGCATCAGGCCGGCCAGCTTGTTCTGTTTCACATAGGTGGCCACCTCCATCAGCGGGGCATGTCCCTTCAGCACGCCCTGCTCCACCACCACGTCCGCCGTGCAGGTGAGGCGGTCCAGGTCGAAGTGCAGGTCGGGCCGCAGGGGGGCGTCGAAGCGCACTTCGGCGCGGCAGGTGCCCTGCAGGTGGCGTTGGCCGATGAAGTCCTGGCCGAAGTCCTTGAACTCGGCGAAGAGGCGGTGCACGTCGATGCCGTTGAGCGAGGCGCGTACGGCCAGCGGGTAGGCCGCCACGGCGCGTCCGTCCAGTGCGATGGACCCACCAACGGTGCCGCCGGCGGTGGTGAAGCGCACGGGCTCGGCGCGCAGCACGCGGTCCGCCAGCACCACGCGGCCGGTGATGCCGGTGGCGGTGAAGGCGTCGTAGACCAGCTCGTCCACGCGCACGTCGAGGTCCAGGGCGAGGGCCGCGGGCAGGGCCAGGTGGGCGGGCCCGCCGCCGCCGCCGGTGATCCAGCGGGCCAGGTCGATGCGGGCGGCCGAGCCCGTGGCGGTGATGGCCAATCGCTGGCCGTCCAGCAGCAGGTAGGGCACCAGGCCATGCAATGTGCCGCTGAGGTCGAGACGGTCGCCCTGGACGGTGGCGGTCAGGCGCTGCACGCGGGCGTCGGGCCCGTGCAGGGCCAGGTCGGCATCCACGGCGGTGATGGCGAGGCCCACGCCGCGCAGCCCGATCGAGGCGCCGTGCAGGCTGGCTGTGCCACCGATGGTGAGGGCGCCCAGGTCGCGCGACTTCAGCCCAGCGAGCCGGGACAGCGGACCGCGGGCGGTGAGGTCGGCGCGCAGGCGTCCCTCGGCGTCCTGCAGGCTGTCCAGCCGCACGAAGCGCAACAGCTCGCCCAGGTCCAGGTCAGCCTTCAGCCCGGCGTCCACATAGGCCTTGCCGCCGCCGCGCAGGTGCAGATGGCCGGTGACCGAGCCTCCGGTGGAGCGGGCGCGCAGCTCACGCACCTTCAGTTCGGCCAGGGTGCCGTCGCCGGTGAGGGCCAGGTCGGCCCAGCCGTGCACCTGGTCGAAGGTGGTGCCGCTGGCCTGCTCGCGGAACCGGCCGTCGCGCACGGCGAGCTGCACGGCCAGGGCAGGGGGCGCGGGCCCACCGATGGTGCCGGCGTAGCGGGCCACCACATCGGCCTCACCCTGTAGGCCGTAAGGGCGCAGGGGGCGGGTGATCTCCGGTGGCAGCAGGGCCAGCAATCGCTCCAGGTCGCACTGGTCGCCTGCGGCGCGCAGGTCCAGGAAGAGGCCGTCGGCCTCGGGCACCACGGCCAGGGTGCTGGTGAGGCGCACGCCCCCGCTGTTCACCTCGCCGTTGGTGATGCGGAAAGCGCCGTCGGCGTCGCCGAAGGTCATGGTGAGCAGCACCTCGGCCTGGCGGTCGGCCAGGATGCGGGCCGCGCCCTGGTGCCAGTCGATCAGGTGCACATGGCCCTCGGTGCGCAGGGTGTTGGGCCCGTCGCCCAGGGTGCCGCGCAGGGCGATGCGGTCGCTGGCGCCGATGACCTCCGTGGCGCTGCCGCCGTGGCGGTAGCGCACCCACAGGTCGTCCAGGGTGAGCTTCTGCAGCGGCAGCTTATCGGTGGACGTGCTGTCGCTGCGCCAGATGCGGTAGTTGGGCCGGCCCTGGGCATCGTGGGCGATGAAGGCGCGCACCCCCTCGCCGTGGATGCGGCGGATGCCGTAGGTGCCGGTGAGCAGCTCCGAGAGGTTGAAGTCCAGGAAGAGGTCTTCCGCGTAGAGCAGGCTGTCGGGCGCGGCGCTGTCCGCGCGCACCTCGCGCACGAACACACCGTGCAGGTGCAGGCTGGCCTTGGGGAAGCGGCGCAGCAGGGTGAGGTCGATGTGCTCCACCTGCACCGGGGTGGCGAGCTGCGCGTTGAGCAGGCCCAGCAGGCGGGCCTTCACCTCGTCCTCGTACAGGGTGGCCACCACCGCCAGGGCCCCGACGAAGAGGACCAGCAGCGCGCAGCCCACCAGGAGGGCGTGGCGGATGAAGCGGGAGAGCACCTTCAACAAAGGTCCGGGGGGTGGTGCGCCGGCCGACACGCCGCGGGGGCGGCTCATCCACAGGCGCGTGTTACCACCGAATAACGTGCCAGGGGAGCCGCTGGTCTGTGCCGGGCGGTGGGGTTACCTTCGCGGCCCCGCGCCGGGCGCGACCCCATAGTTCAATGGATAGAATAGGAGTTTCCTAAACTCTTGATCCAGGTTCGACTCCTGGTGGGGTCACACGCCCGGTCCCACGCCCGTTATCTTCACCGCATGACCGCCCGACCCAAGCCCGTGTATGCGCGCCGGTTGTTCTGGGATGTGGACCCCGACCGGCTTGACGTGGACCTTCGGGCCGCCTTCGTGATCGAGCGGGTGTTCGAGCGGGGCGATGTGGAGGACATCCGGCAGTGCCGGCGGTACTATGGGGATGAGCAGGTGCGCAAGGTGTTGCTGAACGCCAAATTCCTGCCGGAGCACCGGATGCACCTGGCGAGCGCCGTGGTCGGTGAACCCTTGGAGAAGTTCCGATGCTACACACTGAGGCGCTCCTCGCCGGGACTCTTCCCATACTAGAGCGCTTGATGCGGATCGAGGCGCTGGACCAGTTCGCACTGGTCGGCGGAACAGCGTTGGCGCTGCGGTATGGTCATCGCGTATCCGTTGATCTTGACCTCTTCTCAGCCGAGCTGGATCACGAAAGGCTTGTTGGAGTGATGCGGGCCGAGTTCGGCACGGCGTTCCGCTATGAGCCGCCGGCGCAGCGGTCCATCGGGATCTTCTGTTACGTGGAAGAGGTCAAAGTGGACATGGTCCGCTATCCTCATCCACGGATCGCCGATATCGTGACGGTCGATGGGGTCAGGATGTATGCTGATGACGACATCGCCGCCATGAAGATCCAGGCGATCCTCGGACGCGGCCGAAAAAAGGACTTCTGGGACCTGGCTGAATTGCTTGAGCATTACGATCTGGACCGGATCATCAACTGGCATTCGATGAAGTATCCCAACCAGATGCTGGCCATCAGCATACCCAACGCGCTGGTGTACTTCAACGATGCGGAAGAGAGCGAGGAGCCGGCAGCTCTGAGGAGATGGACATGGTCCGAGGTGAAGCACATCGTACGTGATGCGGTGGACCGCCACCTCCGGTAGTCGGTGATAGCTTCGCCCCCCGATGATCGAGCACCGCGGCACCCTGCTGAGCGACGACCTGTTCGAGAAGCGCTTCGTGTGCGACCTGGCGGCGTGCAAGGGCGCCTGTTGTGAGCAGGGCGACAGCGGCGCGCCGCTCACCCCCGAGGAGGCGCGCTTGATCGACAAGCACTACGCCGCCCTGCAGCCCTACATGACCGCCCGCGGCCGCAAGGCCGTGAAGGACCAGGGCCACACCAGCCTGGTGGACAGTGACGGCGAGCTGGTGACCCCGCTGGTGGGCGAATACCAGGAGTGCGTGTTCGCCAAGCGCAACGCGCAGGGCATCTGGATGTGCGGCATCGAGCAGGCGTACCGCGACGGCACGGTGCCTTTCAACAAGCCCATCAGCTGCCACCTGTACCCCATCCGGGTGGTGAAGCTCAAAGAGCGCGACGGCCTCAACTACGAGCGG
Proteins encoded in this region:
- a CDS encoding nucleotidyl transferase AbiEii/AbiGii toxin family protein, which encodes MRIEALDQFALVGGTALALRYGHRVSVDLDLFSAELDHERLVGVMRAEFGTAFRYEPPAQRSIGIFCYVEEVKVDMVRYPHPRIADIVTVDGVRMYADDDIAAMKIQAILGRGRKKDFWDLAELLEHYDLDRIINWHSMKYPNQMLAISIPNALVYFNDAEESEEPAALRRWTWSEVKHIVRDAVDRHLR
- a CDS encoding DUF3109 family protein; translation: MIEHRGTLLSDDLFEKRFVCDLAACKGACCEQGDSGAPLTPEEARLIDKHYAALQPYMTARGRKAVKDQGHTSLVDSDGELVTPLVGEYQECVFAKRNAQGIWMCGIEQAYRDGTVPFNKPISCHLYPIRVVKLKERDGLNYERWDICAPACACGERLEVPVFRFLKSALVRAYGQAWYDGLEELYSAWLQRPVKKARKAPAKRARPERGG